AAACAGTGATTGCGAAGGTTTTGATTCCAAAAAAAGATGTAGGGATTAAGAGAGAATAGATTTTGTTTTTGTCGCCTGGCGCTCAAGGTTAAACGTTGAACATTTAACCTTGAACTTTGAACAATGTTCTTATTTTGTAGGGGGGACGATATGAGATTCCGAGATTTTCTAAAACTGGAGGGAATTAAGATTCATTTGAAGGCAATCGACAAAAAAGAAGTGATTGAAAAATTGGTGGATACTCTGGTCGAGACTTATCATTTAAATAATCGTCAAGAGGTCTTGACTTCTGTTCTTGAGCGGGAAGCGCTGATGAGTACGGGGGTCGGTAAGGGGGTGGCTATTCCCCATGGAAAAGTGGATTCTGTTCAGGAGGTGATTGGAAGTATGGTCATTTTGGATTCGGGGGTTGATTTTGAAGCCCCTGATGGTGCCCCTGTCGAAATGGCGATACTCCTTGTAGCGTCTGCCAAGGAAACGGGTCCCCACATTCGTGCCCTGGCCCATATTTCAAGGGTTCTTCAAGATGAAAAAGTTCGCCAAGGTCTGGTCAGTTCCCTTCAACCCAAAGAAGTTTTTGAAATTTTGGAACGCAAGGAAAAAGAACTGTAAAACAAGTTTGGATTATTTGATAAAATAGGGCGAAAAGCAAAGGATATGAAAATGAAAAAAAGCATGGTTTTTGTTCTTATTCTTTTAGGGATTTTATTTCCCCTCAATATTTTTTCTGAAGGACGGAAGGCCCCTGATTTTACCTTGACGGATTTAGAGGGTAAAACGTTTAAACTTTCTGATTTAGCAGGAAAAATCGTTGTTCTCGATTTTTGGGCTACGTGGTGTCCTCCTTGCCAAGATGAAATTCCTCATTTTGTAGAGTTAAAAAATCAATATGGCTCTAAAGGTCTTGAAATTGTGGGGATTGCCTTGGATCGTCAAGGGGTACGGGTGGTCAAACCCTTTGTTGAAAGATTTAAAGTGAATTATACCATTTTAATAGGGGATTATGATCAAGTGATCAACGACTACGGGGGTGTGGTGGGCATTCCAACAACTTTTTTGATCAATCGAGAAGGCCATATTGTGAAACAGTTTGTGGGGTATATTGAAAAAGAAGAATTTGAGGAGGAAGTTAAGAAACTGCTATGATGGAATATTGACATGCCTGAAATTTGTAGATTTTTCGGAATCATTGTTAGAATGTTTTATAATGAACACGATCCCCCTCATTTTCATGTTGAATATCAGGGAAATAAGGCGGTCTTTGATTTTCTGGGTAATTTAATTAAAGGAAACTTAAAATCTCGTACGGCTGTAAAACTTGTAAGAGAATGGATAGATTTACGCAATCAGGAATTACAAGTGGACTGGAATTTGGCGAAAAAGGGAAAACCCTTGAATAAAATTGCACCCCTTGATTAACTTGGAGTTTTTGTGTGGAATCTAAATGATGTAATCCTGATCAAATATAAAAAAGATTATATCTATTTTGTCGAATTTGATGATGGGAAAAAAGGGGAGATTAATTTTCAAAATATTGATCGCTGGGGCCCTATTTTTAAACCTCTCAAGGACAAAAATGTATTTAAAACTGCAAGAATCCAGGGCGGTACTTTGTCTTGGCCTAATGGAGCAGACATTGCTCCCGAGACTCTCTATGAAAGATTAGATGTTTCCTTCAAATAAGGTGATAGCAGATTGTATGATATGTGAATTTCGTCTGCATTTCTATTCGTAAAGTCCAGAGGAATTGTGGGAAATGCGAAAAAGAGAAAATCAAATCATTCTTGTTTAGATGTAAAGTTCTTAAAAGATAATCTCCTCTCTGGGAAGTACACCTCTCAAATTAGCCGTTTCCTTCGTCAATGTGGTTTTTCTGATCCTGATCAAGCTTTTCGTGACCTCGCTTCATTAATTAAAGAAACCCGTTCTCAAGAAGAAGGTCTGGATCTCATTCATTTTCTTTTACCTCTTTTTGGAAAAATTCCTTCTCCCAATCAGGCCTTAAATTATTTCGAGCGATTTGCCTGCGTTCATACCCATCCCGAGATGTTGTATTCTTTTTTGAAAAAGGTTCCGCGTACGCGTGAGATTCTAGTCCATCTTTTCTCAATGAGTCCTGCCCTTTCTGAAAGTTTAATTAAAAACCCAGAATATTTTTCTTGGGTTTTTGACCCCCAAATTCTTGAGGTTTCGTGGGATAAAGAGGCCTTTCGTCAAGATATTGACAATACCCTTAAGAATCTGATGTCCTGGCCTGCCCGGCTCAATGCGCTTAAAAGGTTTAAACGTCGTCACATGCTTCGAATCGGTCTTAAGGATTTGCTTCAAAAAGAGTCAATCGAAGAAACAATATGCGAGCTATCCCTTCTTGCCGATATTTGCTTGGAATGGGCGTATCAATTTTCCAAAGAGGACATGGAAAAGAAATTTGGTTCTCCCAAAAATGAAAATGAACCTCATCAAATTTCTAATTTGGCTGTGATTGCGATGGGGAAATGGGGAGGGCTTGAACTGAATTTCAGTTCGGATATCGATATGATGTTTGTTTATTCCTTTGAGGGGAAAACATCCGGAGGAAATTTGGGAGTTTTAGATAACCATATTTTTTTCACTCAGTTGGCTCAAGGCATTTTAAAAATATTAAGCGAGAGAACTCAAGAAGGCTATCTTTATCGTGTGGATACGCGTCTAAGACCTGAAGGGCCGACCGGACCCTTGGTCAGGTCTCTCGAGAGTTATGAACATTATTATGCAAGTTGGGGAGCCAGTTGGGAAAGGCAGGCCTTGATGAAGGGAAGATGTGCGGCTGGAGATGAACAGATGGGCGAGGAATTTTTAAAGAGGGTAGAACCTTTTATCTATCGAAAGTACATGGATCACATGGCCCTTGAGGATATGAGGCTTATTAAAACAAAAATTGATGAGGAGGTCGCAGGTCGAAACAAGAAGGGGAGGGATGTTAAATTGGGGGAAGGGGGTATTCGTGAAATTGAATTTGGGGTCCAAATTCTCCAGCTTCTTTATGGCGGAAAGAGGGAGTCTTTAAGACAAAGAGGCTCGCTTGACGCCCTTTTTTATTTGGCCAAATCAGGTCTTCTTCAAGAAAAAACATCGCAAAATTTGAAGCGCGCTTATCTTTTTTTGAGGCGTGTTGAGCATGCACTTCAACTTGAATTTGAAAGACAGACGCATGTCTTGCCAGAAGATTCAAAAAAACTTTTTCTTTTTAGTCAATGTTTAGGTTATTCGACTCCCGAGGCCTTTTTAAGAGATTATGATCGAGAGACTCAATGGGTTCATCAATTTTATCAGGATCTTTTTAAGTCTTTGAGCTTTTTAAAAAGTGGGGATCATTCGTCTATTTTATTCGGACATCTTTTTGAGAGAAAGCGTCTTTCCGAAGAGGAGGAAGTTCTCTTAACAAATTGTGGGTTCAAGAATATTGAAAGTGCTAAGCGCAATTTGCTTCTCCTTCGAAATGGAACCGAGGAAGTTCTTGTATCAGCCGATTCAAAAATCTTTCAAGAAATCCTTCCTCAATTCATCGAGTCTTTAAAGAAGGCATTGGATCCAGATCAAGCCCTCATTGGCTTTGAACGTTTTGTCTCTTCCTATAAAGCCAGGCATGTTTTCTATGAAATGTTGAGAGCTTCCCCTCGTATCTTAGATCTTTTAATCATGCTTTTTGGAACCAGCCTTCTTTTAACAGAAATTTTAATCAGAAATCCAAATTATTTTGACTGTCTTACCTCCGGGATTTTAGACGAGAAGGGTTTAGACGAGGCAAGGCATTCAGGTCTTTTAGAAGTGATCGATAGCTCCATCTCTTTGGAAAAAAAGATTATGGCTTTGAGTGATTACAAAAATTTAGAGATGTTAAAAACAGGCTTAAGGGACATTTTAGGTTTTAATCTTTGCATGGAAATCCTCGAACAGTTGAGTCTCTTAGCTGAAAGAATGGTAGGGGATGCTTTTAAGATGGCCGTTCAAATTTTTAGAAAAAGGTATCGAAAAAAACCCCCTTCTTTTGGAGTGGTCGGACTTGGAAAGTTAGGGGGAAGGGAATTGGGGTATGGTTCTGATCTAGATATTGTTTTTGTTTGTGAAACGGATGCAGCTCATTTGGAGGATGCAAATAGACTGGGTTCAATTATCTTAGAGATTCTTGAGAGGAGTTCTTTAGAGGGACCGATTTATAAAATGGATCCTCGACTAAGACCGGATGGAAGCAAAGGTCCTTTGGTTCAAGACATTGAAACATTTAAATCTTATTATCAGAATTCTAATTCAATTTGGGAAAGAATGGCCTTGACGCGTGCCCGATGGATTGTGGGAATAGATTCTTTAGGGAAAAACATCATGAAAATTCTAGGAGATTTTATCTTCAAATCTCCCGTGAGTCAGAGTCAGGCACAAGAAATTAGAAGTATTCGAGACCAGATTGTCCAGGAACGTTGTCGAGGGGTTCGAGAAGGTTTTGAACTAAAATCAGGGCTGGGAGGTTTATTGGACATTGAATTTTTGGCCCAATTTCTTCAATTAAAATGGGGTCGAAAATATTCAGAGTTAAAAGAGACACATACCTTGAAATTACTTGAGAAACTTTCTTCTAGAAATCTTATTTCAGGTGAAGAAGTTGATTTTTTGATGAAAGCCTATCTTTTTTATCGGGAGGTGGAATGCACTTTGCGTCTCATTAAA
Above is a window of Chlamydiota bacterium DNA encoding:
- a CDS encoding PTS sugar transporter subunit IIA, coding for MRFRDFLKLEGIKIHLKAIDKKEVIEKLVDTLVETYHLNNRQEVLTSVLEREALMSTGVGKGVAIPHGKVDSVQEVIGSMVILDSGVDFEAPDGAPVEMAILLVASAKETGPHIRALAHISRVLQDEKVRQGLVSSLQPKEVFEILERKEKEL
- a CDS encoding TlpA family protein disulfide reductase, which gives rise to MKKSMVFVLILLGILFPLNIFSEGRKAPDFTLTDLEGKTFKLSDLAGKIVVLDFWATWCPPCQDEIPHFVELKNQYGSKGLEIVGIALDRQGVRVVKPFVERFKVNYTILIGDYDQVINDYGGVVGIPTTFLINREGHIVKQFVGYIEKEEFEEEVKKLL
- a CDS encoding DUF4160 domain-containing protein translates to MPEICRFFGIIVRMFYNEHDPPHFHVEYQGNKAVFDFLGNLIKGNLKSRTAVKLVREWIDLRNQELQVDWNLAKKGKPLNKIAPLD
- a CDS encoding DUF2442 domain-containing protein — translated: MWNLNDVILIKYKKDYIYFVEFDDGKKGEINFQNIDRWGPIFKPLKDKNVFKTARIQGGTLSWPNGADIAPETLYERLDVSFK
- the glnE gene encoding bifunctional [glutamate--ammonia ligase]-adenylyl-L-tyrosine phosphorylase/[glutamate--ammonia-ligase] adenylyltransferase, with product MGNAKKRKSNHSCLDVKFLKDNLLSGKYTSQISRFLRQCGFSDPDQAFRDLASLIKETRSQEEGLDLIHFLLPLFGKIPSPNQALNYFERFACVHTHPEMLYSFLKKVPRTREILVHLFSMSPALSESLIKNPEYFSWVFDPQILEVSWDKEAFRQDIDNTLKNLMSWPARLNALKRFKRRHMLRIGLKDLLQKESIEETICELSLLADICLEWAYQFSKEDMEKKFGSPKNENEPHQISNLAVIAMGKWGGLELNFSSDIDMMFVYSFEGKTSGGNLGVLDNHIFFTQLAQGILKILSERTQEGYLYRVDTRLRPEGPTGPLVRSLESYEHYYASWGASWERQALMKGRCAAGDEQMGEEFLKRVEPFIYRKYMDHMALEDMRLIKTKIDEEVAGRNKKGRDVKLGEGGIREIEFGVQILQLLYGGKRESLRQRGSLDALFYLAKSGLLQEKTSQNLKRAYLFLRRVEHALQLEFERQTHVLPEDSKKLFLFSQCLGYSTPEAFLRDYDRETQWVHQFYQDLFKSLSFLKSGDHSSILFGHLFERKRLSEEEEVLLTNCGFKNIESAKRNLLLLRNGTEEVLVSADSKIFQEILPQFIESLKKALDPDQALIGFERFVSSYKARHVFYEMLRASPRILDLLIMLFGTSLLLTEILIRNPNYFDCLTSGILDEKGLDEARHSGLLEVIDSSISLEKKIMALSDYKNLEMLKTGLRDILGFNLCMEILEQLSLLAERMVGDAFKMAVQIFRKRYRKKPPSFGVVGLGKLGGRELGYGSDLDIVFVCETDAAHLEDANRLGSIILEILERSSLEGPIYKMDPRLRPDGSKGPLVQDIETFKSYYQNSNSIWERMALTRARWIVGIDSLGKNIMKILGDFIFKSPVSQSQAQEIRSIRDQIVQERCRGVREGFELKSGLGGLLDIEFLAQFLQLKWGRKYSELKETHTLKLLEKLSSRNLISGEEVDFLMKAYLFYREVECTLRLIKNRPTDFLPKDEELVIKIQRKMNRALDPEQFYKLLDHFATRVRHIYDQNLIVKRSENEN